The following proteins come from a genomic window of Vicia villosa cultivar HV-30 ecotype Madison, WI unplaced genomic scaffold, Vvil1.0 ctg.002072F_1_1, whole genome shotgun sequence:
- the LOC131637675 gene encoding F-box protein CPR1-like, which yields MANIPSDLFTDILSLLPVLPLLRFRLSSKSLRSLIDSHNFINLHLHNSSNSTLILRHNSDLYQLNFPTLTTLTPLNHPLMCYSNRITLFGSCNGILCISNIADDIAFWNPNIRKHRIIPYLPISPRSESDTSLFAARVHGFGYDPFGSDYKLVRISYYVDLQQRTFDSQVRLFSSKTNSWKALPSMNYALCCARTMGVLVENSLHWIVTRKLEPFQPDLIVGFNLTLEVFEEVPLPEVDDSESFEIDVAVLGGCLCMIVNYQASKVDVWVMRKYGSGDSWCKLFTLIEPCFILPLKSLRPLGYSEDRNRVLLEVERKKLVWYDFKTGQVVDVQGIPSLNEGMICVESLVPPSLPMDNYRKEIQHKLRCESISNRRDDFLSQGFKLTL from the exons ATGGCGAACATCCCCTCCGACCTCTTCACCGACATCCTCTCCTTACTCCCCGTCCTCCCCCTCCTCCGCTTCCGATTATCCTCTAAATCCCTCCGCTCCCTCATCGACAGCCACAACTTCATCAACCTCCACCTCCACAACTCCTCCAACTCCACCCTCATCCTCCGCCACAACTCCGATCTCTACCAACTCAACTTCCCCACGCTCACCACCTTAACTCCTCTCAACCACCCCCTCATGTGTTACAGCAACCGCATCACTCTCTTCGGATCCTGCAACGGTATCCTCTGCATCTCCAACATCGCCGACGACATCGCTTTCTGGAACCCTAACATACGTAAACACCGGATCATCCCTTATCTACCTATCTCTCCCCGTTCTGAATCAGACACCTCTCTCTTCGCCGCTAGAGTACACGGATTCGGTTACGATCCGTTTGGTTCTGATTATAAGCTGGTGAGAATCTCTTATTACGTTGATCTGCAACAACGAACTTTCGATTCGCAGGTGAGGCTTTTCAGCTCGAAGACGAATTCGTGGAAGGCGCTTCCGAGTATGAATTATGCTCTTTGCTGTGCGAGAACCATGGGAGTTTTGGTTGAGAATTCTCTCCATTGGATTGTGACTCGGAAGCTTGAACCGTTTCAGCCGGATTTAATCGTTGGGTTTAATCTTACACTCGAGGTTTTCGAAGAGGTTCCTCTTCCGGAAGTTGATGACAGTGAAAGTTTTGAAATTGATGTTGCGGTTTTGGGAGGGTGTCTTTGTATGATTGTGAATTATCAAGCTAGTAAAGTTGATGTGTGGGTGATGAGAAAATATGGATCTGGAGATAGTTGGTGTAAGCTGTTTACTTTGATTGAACCGTGTTTTATTTTGCCGTTGAAATCGTTGAGGCCTTTGGGTTATTCGGAGGATCGAAATAGGGTTTTATTGGAAGTTGAACGGAAGAAGCTAGTTTGGTATGATTTTAAGACTGGACAAGTTGTTGATGTTCAAGGGATTCCTAGTTTGAATGAAGGCATGATTTGTGTTGAGAGCCTTGTGCCACCTTCCTTGCCTATGGATAATTATAGGAAGGAGATTCAGCATAAGTTGAGATGCGAAAGTATAAGCAATAGAAG gGATGACTTCTTGTCTCAAGGATTTAAATTGACACTGTAA
- the LOC131637679 gene encoding E3 ubiquitin-protein ligase UPL5-like has product MSSPFQTLTVIAFHKQFIADATADRHPPRLVNVSIPSSSKKNKKRKTRSWRLQFFVRMMWKCDTLVIRASREDTVETLLVQISLKIKVPVVYLRLIYKGKELRVEQNLGECGVENDSNLQLVGRLKSIACPVVWRATQGIVSLIRCLCRNEVVCDTYVLIENHFKKYMDNPEYFGVFMFMKIPALLVNLLMSPWASNKTIADLSIRGFVQKSLEVKCRTLQGLYIEVVLEFCEMLRGVGCKSDNLLYVYCRNGFATLLAHVGVLFRNSKRGVLLQGVSYCVREVADGLLKYLDSSMSCVNSGEISCSDVRGFVNFSTPLREGMAEQEGEFKNCGVHYAEDPSLAGVVDQLRIVFFQLLSKMDECLQFMENCLANKEQGEEDRDATHCGRSHYLFILTELYHISKLYSGAEEMFWGVLLRRKNMLSYLIVWYAEITDGHRWVLENIGVTNFESRRHLAMMLFPNLNDQVLEFEMLIDRSQVLAESFEYISRAKPDSLEGDLIMEFKNEDARGRGVLREWFVLVCQEIFNPRNTLYLACPDDQRRFFPNAASKVDPLHLKYFSFSGRMIALALKSKVHVGIVFDRVFFKQLAGNYITLEDIRDADPMIYRSYKKILEMNADYIDTDELGLTFSIEVEELGHRRVIELCPGGESIVVDSKNREMYVDLLIQNRFVTSISEQVSHFATGFDDIMYGKRLEFFRYLDLEDLDRMLYGSENAISVEDWKAHTEYDGYKEIDRQISWFWEIVGRMSVEQKKVLLFFWTSVKYLPVEGFRGLASHLSICKSNEPENHLPTSHTCLYELCFPPYSSITIMQDRLGLITQEHMSCSFGIP; this is encoded by the exons ATGTCATCACCTTTCCAAACCCTCACCGTCATTGCTTTCCACAAACAGTTCATCGCCGACGCCACCGCCGACCGCCACCCGCCACGCTTAGTCAACGTCTCTATACCTTCCTCCTCAAAGAAGAACAAGAAACGTAAAACGAGGTCGTGGCGGTTACAATTCTTCGTCCGCATGATGTGGAAGTGTGACACGTTAGTGATTCGCGCTTCAAGAGAGGATACAGTGGAAACGCTTCTTGTGCAGATTTCGCTCAAGATCAAAGTTCCCGTTGTTTATCTAAGATTAATATATAAAGGGAAAGAGCTTCGGGTAGAACAGAATCTTGGTGAATGCGGCGTCGAAAACGATTCGAATCTTCAATTGGTTGGACGTTTGAAGAGTATAGCGTGTCCTGTTGTGTGGAGAGCCACACAAGGAATTGTCTCGTTGATTCGCTGTCTTTGTAGAAATGAAGTGGTATGTGATACTTACGTTCTTATTGAAAATCACTTCAAGAAGTACATGGATAATCctgaatattttggtgtttttatgTTTATGAAAATTCCTGCATTGTTGGTGAATCTCTTAATGTCCCCTTGGGCTTCTAATAAGACTATTGCTGATTTGTCTATTAGGGGATTTGTGCAAAAAAGTTTAGAAGTTAAGTGCAGAACGTTGCAGGGTTTGTACATTGAAGTTGTGTTGGAGTTTTGTGAAATGCTTAGAGGGGTAGGATGTAAGTCTGATAATCTTTTGTATGTTTATTGCCGGAATGGTTTTGCGACTTTGTTGGCGCATGTTGGTGTTCTCTTTAGGAATTCGAAGCGGGGGGTTTTGCTTCAAGGTGTTTCTTACTGTGTTCGCGAGGTTGCAGATGGGTTGTTGAAGTATTTGGATTCAAGTATGAGTTGTGTGAACTCCGGGGAGATTTCATGCTCTGATGTTCGGGGTTTTGTGAATTTCTCAACACCTTTGAGGGAGGGAATGGCCGAGCAAGAAGGCGAATTCAAGAATTGTGGAGTTCATTATGCGGAAGATCCCTCGCTTGCAGGAGTAGTTGATCAGCTTCGTATTGTATTTTTTCAGTTATTGAGCAAAATGGACGAGTGTCTTCAATTCATGGAGAATTGCTTGGCTAACAAGGAACAAGGAGAAGAGGATAGGGATGCTACTCATTGTGGGCGGTCTCATTATCTTTTCATCTTGACGGAATTGTATCACATCTCTAAGCTCTATAGTGGTGCAGAAGAGATGTTTTGGGGAGTTTTGTTGCGTCGAAAAAATATGCTATCTTATCTTATTGTTTGGTATGCGGAGATAACTGATGGTCATCGATGGGTTCTCGAGAACATCGGTGTGACCAATTTTGAATCTAGGAGGCATTTGGCGATGATGCTATTCCCTAACTTAAACGATCAAGTATTAGAATTTGAGATGCTTATCGACAGGTCTCAGGTTTTGGCTGAATCTTTCGAGTACATATCAAGAGCTAAGCCTGATTCTCTGGAGGGTGATCTAATTATGGAATTCAAGAATGAGGATGCTAGAGGACGGGGTGTACTGAGGGAGTGGTTTGTTTTGGTGTGTCAGGAAATATTTAATCCAAGAAATACTCTTTATTTGGCATGTCCAGATGATCAAAGGAGATTTTTTCCCAATGCTG CATCTAAGGTAGATCCTCTGCACCTGAAGTACTTCAGCTTCTCTGGACGTATGATTGCATTAGCTTTGAAGAGTAAGGTGCACGTGGGCATTGTTTTTGATCGTGTGTTTTTCAAGCAATTGGCTGGAAACTATATTACTTTAGAAGATATCCGGGATGCAGATCCTATGATATATCGTAGCTACAAGAAAATATTGGAGATGAATGCTGATTATATTGATACAGATGAATTAGGACTGACATTTTCTATAGAGGTGGAGGAATTAGGACACAGGAGGGTGATAGAGCTTTGCCCTGGCGGCGAAAGCATTGTTGTGGATAGTAAGAATAGGGAGATGTATGTTGATCTTCTTATACAGAATCGTTTTGTAACATCCATATCTGAGCAGGTATCACATTTTGCTACGGGGTTTGATGATATTATGTATGGCAAAAGGCTAGAATTCTTTCGATATTTAGACCTTGAAGATCTTGATCGGATGTTGTATGGTAGTGAAAATGCCATTTCTGTTGAAGATTGGAAGGCACATACTGAGTATGATGGCTATAAAGAGATCGATCGACAAATATCTTGGTTTTGGGAG ATTGTTGGGAGAATGTCGGTGGAGCAAAAGAAGGTTCTTCTGTTCTTTTGGACATCTGTGAAATATTTACCAGTTGAAGGTTTCCGTGGTTTGGCTTCCCATCTATCCATTTGCAAATCGAACGAACCTGAAAATCACTTGCCCACATCTCACACATGTTTATACGAGCTGTGCTTTCCCCCGTATTCTTCTATAACTATCATGCAAGATCGCCTTGGACTCATCACTCAAGAACACATGAGCTGCAGTTTTGGTATTCCATAA
- the LOC131637680 gene encoding uncharacterized protein LOC131637680, producing MASVEVAHQAPPTTVQENETTPEIIKTAETTPEQPATEVPATEQPESEVPATEVPTAETTEEPTETPAAEQTVDAPETQDPLEVENKEVVTEEAKEENSEAPKETEESAEEVKEEVEAVVEEPVATTENESAAPPAATAEDVIENKPVESVEAPAAEEVPAENPEA from the exons ATGGCCAGTGTTGAG GTTGCACACCAAGCACCACCAACAACAGTGCAAGAAAATGAAACAACGCCTGAGATAATCAAGACAGCGGAAACAACTCCAGAACAACCAGCCACTGAAGTTCCTGCTACAGAACAACCAGAATCCGAAGTTCCTGCCACTGAAGTACCAACAGCAGAAACAACCGAAGAACCAACAGAAACACCTGCAGCAGAACAAACTGTAGATGCTCCAGAaacccaagatccacttgaagttGAAAACAAGGAAGTGGTAACAGAGGAAGCAAAGGAAGAGAACTCGGAAGCACCTAAGGAAACTGAGGAATCGGCTGAAGAAGTGAAGGAAGAGGTGGAAGCAGTAGTGGAGGAGCCAGTAGCAACTACTGAAAATGAGTCAGCAGCCCCACCAGCAGCAACTGCAGAGGATGTGATTGAGAACAAACCAGTTGAATCAGTGGAAGCTCCAGCAGCAGAGGAAGTTCCAGCTGAGAATCCCGAAGCTTAA